DNA from Candidatus Cloacimonas acidaminovorans str. Evry:
ATCTCTGGTTTGCATTCCTTCCTTGGTGCTTGCTTGAATTATAGACGGTATCTGATAGGTTTTTTCTTCACGGATCAGATTTCGCACAGCAGCATTAGCAATCATTATTTCTACAGCCGGAACACGACCTTTACCATCTTTGGTAGGTAACAAAGTTTGTGCTATAACCGCTTCCAGGGATTCCGAAAGCATTGAACGCACCTGCTGTTGTTGTTCCTTAGGAAACATATCTATTATCCGGTCTATGGATTTTGTGCAGCTTCCGGTATGCAAAGTAGCAAAAACCAAGTGACCTGTTTCAGCAGCTGTTAATGCTAAAGATACCGTCTCCAGATCACGCATTTCACCGACTAAAATCACATCCGGGTCTTCACGCAAGGCACTTCTTAAGGCAGCTGTAAAGCTCCAGGTATCATGACCCAGTTCACGCTGATTGATTAAGCTGTTTTTACTGCGGTGGACAAATTCAATAGGGTCTTCAATAGTAATAATATGGCAGTTACGGCTATCATTTATAGTATCAATCATTGTAGCCAAAGTAGTTGATTTTCCGCTTCCCGTAGGTCCTGTAACCAGAATCAGCCCTTTTTCTTTTGTAGTTAAGCGCTTTAAGATATCGGGCAGATGGAGTTCCTCATAACTTTTTATCTCATTAGGAATCACTCTGAAAGCACAGGAAACACCATTTATCTGGTGAAAAGCGTTCACTCTGAATCGGACATCATTGCTCAATTTCGTGGAAAAGTCAATTTCCAGATTCTTTTTAAAGAGAGCTTGCTGTGATTCGTTCATCACTCCGTAAACAAGTGTTTCCACCTCTTCCGGACTTTGAATTGGCAGATTTAATTTTTTCATTCTGCCATTTACCCGAACCATAGGATGTGAGCCAGCCGCTATATGAAGGTCAGACGCACCTGCTTCTGCAGTAAAGCGCAGTAATTCATGGATTGTCAATTTACTGTCCTCCTAAGAGTTAGTCAGTTTCCATTCCTCCGGTTTCGGGATTAGTCCAAGTATCAACTCCGTAACCATGGAATTTAGCATCGGTAACATCGTACCAAACCTGTTTTCCTTCACCACCAGCAAAGTCCTGAGTGGAAGTGGCAATAAATTTTTTCGGGGGGTTACCGACAACTTCAAATTTCCAGTTTTTAACAGTACTTTCACCCAAACTGGCTTCTTTTAATGCCTGTTCCATAGAAAAACCTTCTGTGGTTCCGTTGGTTTGCATATAGATATCGTATGTTTTACGAATGGTGTTTATTGCAGTTTGTGCTTCTGTACTACGGGATTTTTCTACATAACGCAAATAGCGGGGAACTGCCAATGCAGCCAAAATGGCTACAATAATAACCACCACTAAGATTTCAATTAGGGTAAAACCCTTTTGATTTTTCAGTTTCCTGAGCATTTGTTTATCCTCCTATGGGATTGTTTTTTTTGTTATTTGTATAATGCACAATGCGTGCCAAAACCTCAGCAAAAATTAAAACCGATGTATTGTTATCAGTTTATGCCTCTATAAATGTCTTGACTTCTTCTGCCCTTTTACAAATGTGACATTTATTAAGCAATATAATAAGGAGTATAAGAATGTTCCGTCATCTACATTTTTACCTGGGGATTGTATTGATGCTCGTCAGTATATTTTTGACAGCAGAAAATGTACCCGTTACATTAAGTAAAAATAACTCAAATAACGATTCGGATATATTGGCAGAATATAACGGTGGAGTTATTACCCGTAAAGATATTGAACTAAAAATTTCCAAACTGCCTCCTCAGTATCAATCACGGTATAAAACTGTGGGAGGGCAGATGGAAGTGCTAAATGCTATTGCTGCCGAAGAGGTTTTTTACCAAAAAGCCAGGCAGATGGGTTTGGAAAATGATCC
Protein-coding regions in this window:
- a CDS encoding type IV pilus twitching motility protein PilT, giving the protein MTIHELLRFTAEAGASDLHIAAGSHPMVRVNGRMKKLNLPIQSPEEVETLVYGVMNESQQALFKKNLEIDFSTKLSNDVRFRVNAFHQINGVSCAFRVIPNEIKSYEELHLPDILKRLTTKEKGLILVTGPTGSGKSTTLATMIDTINDSRNCHIITIEDPIEFVHRSKNSLINQRELGHDTWSFTAALRSALREDPDVILVGEMRDLETVSLALTAAETGHLVFATLHTGSCTKSIDRIIDMFPKEQQQQVRSMLSESLEAVIAQTLLPTKDGKGRVPAVEIMIANAAVRNLIREEKTYQIPSIIQASTKEGMQTRDQSLYNLVMNNLIERTIAEEFADNPKQFATGAGF
- a CDS encoding prepilin-type N-terminal cleavage/methylation domain-containing protein; this translates as MLRKLKNQKGFTLIEILVVVIIVAILAALAVPRYLRYVEKSRSTEAQTAINTIRKTYDIYMQTNGTTEGFSMEQALKEASLGESTVKNWKFEVVGNPPKKFIATSTQDFAGGEGKQVWYDVTDAKFHGYGVDTWTNPETGGMETD